One Lacipirellulaceae bacterium DNA window includes the following coding sequences:
- a CDS encoding prepilin-type N-terminal cleavage/methylation domain-containing protein: protein MIVQGGRWKVEGGEKNVRGRYAPAIPLPPSALPLTQRAFTLVELLVTIVIIAILAAALLGASSAAFESARRSRTKSIITKIDGLLMEKYQSFTTRRVNVNPAIETYIRSAFPAGDRGKAMADMRLLALRELMAMEMPDRWSDILATGIPASSPMSVTPRSPLFLADVPALTKTYQRRYYATGSTDDETLVQNQGAECLYLTIMLACGDGEAADLFSEQDIADTDGDGALEFIDGWGRPIQFIRWPAGYALRSNIMTAEADADHDPFDPFRRDLPTALPSSGAYQAPFEDYVERLRDDSRPFRLVPLIYSAGADGITDINASPGLVTTVEGRVDPYGIDTNTGDYEFGVPGDPTFANGGDGDDNSIDNITNHSLEQ, encoded by the coding sequence ATGATTGTCCAAGGCGGAAGGTGGAAAGTGGAAGGCGGAGAGAAGAATGTGCGTGGAAGGTATGCACCCGCAATCCCCCTTCCCCCTTCCGCCCTCCCCCTTACTCAACGCGCCTTCACCCTCGTCGAGCTCCTCGTCACAATCGTCATCATTGCGATCCTAGCAGCGGCCCTCCTAGGTGCCTCGAGTGCGGCTTTCGAAAGTGCCCGACGGAGCAGGACGAAGAGCATCATCACTAAGATCGATGGTCTGCTGATGGAGAAGTATCAGTCGTTCACGACACGGCGGGTGAACGTGAATCCAGCGATCGAAACTTACATTCGTTCAGCCTTCCCAGCGGGTGATCGTGGGAAAGCGATGGCGGATATGCGTTTGCTTGCGTTACGAGAGCTGATGGCAATGGAAATGCCAGATCGCTGGAGCGACATCCTTGCCACCGGCATTCCGGCCAGCAGTCCTATGTCAGTGACTCCTCGCTCCCCCCTTTTCCTGGCTGACGTACCTGCACTCACGAAGACCTATCAACGCCGTTACTATGCGACAGGTTCCACTGATGACGAGACGCTTGTACAGAATCAAGGAGCTGAGTGTTTGTACTTGACGATCATGCTTGCCTGCGGCGATGGCGAAGCCGCGGATCTGTTCAGCGAGCAAGACATCGCCGATACGGATGGAGATGGTGCTCTTGAATTCATTGATGGTTGGGGCCGGCCGATCCAATTCATCCGTTGGCCAGCGGGCTACGCTTTGCGTTCAAACATAATGACCGCTGAAGCCGATGCGGACCACGACCCGTTCGATCCCTTCCGTCGCGATCTTCCCACGGCCCTGCCAAGTAGTGGTGCCTATCAAGCTCCGTTCGAGGATTACGTCGAACGCCTGAGAGACGATTCGCGGCCATTCCGACTTGTGCCCCTGATTTACTCTGCTGGGGCCGACGGAATTACGGACATTAATGCGTCGCCGGGTTTAGTTACCACCGTGGAAGGCCGCGTTGACCCGTACGGCATTGATACCAATACCGGCGATTACGAGTTCGGTGTGCCGGGAGATCCCACGTTTGCCAATGGTGGCGACGGTGACGACAACTCGATCGACAATATCACAAACCACAGCTTAGAGCAGTAA
- a CDS encoding type II secretion system F family protein encodes MPTFQFEAMDSQGAEIKDVIEAATEEDAQSTIRQMGYFVTKISVKKNRKKEEAAGGGAKKKRGFVFGGVKSKDLTAFTRQLSILQDAGLPILRSLRILGDQAKPGRLKYSLEDTCEAIEAGDTLSEAMVKSPKCFDRLYVNMIKAGEAGGALELILQRLADFKERAESLKRKVKGAMIYPIVVVSVAVGILTFIMIKIVPQFQKIFEDFGLTLPAMTLYLIAVAEWCKNYWFLIPGIPIAIWLFVKLIRKFKAGRMGWDQFAIKVPIFGQLVEKNIMARTSRTLGTLIASGVPILEALNITRETAGNAVFEKMYTGVSERIKEGDAIAEPMKEYSKLSFHPVAAFFWFFFIAGPIGLLIYMMKYRQRIVDDIVVNMVDVGEETGELDTMLYKVADTYDEEVAVLTDGLTKLMEPLLIIFLGGAVGFIVIALFVPLVDLINNLSG; translated from the coding sequence ATGCCTACTTTCCAATTCGAAGCGATGGACTCGCAAGGTGCTGAGATCAAAGATGTGATCGAGGCGGCCACCGAGGAAGATGCGCAATCCACCATACGCCAGATGGGGTACTTCGTTACGAAGATCTCCGTCAAGAAAAACCGCAAGAAGGAAGAGGCGGCCGGGGGCGGTGCGAAGAAGAAGCGCGGCTTCGTGTTCGGTGGAGTGAAGAGTAAGGACCTCACGGCCTTCACCCGACAGCTCTCCATCCTTCAAGATGCCGGCCTGCCGATTCTGCGTTCACTACGCATCCTCGGCGATCAGGCCAAGCCAGGCCGGTTGAAGTACTCGCTCGAAGATACCTGCGAAGCCATCGAGGCGGGCGACACGCTCAGTGAAGCGATGGTCAAGTCGCCCAAGTGTTTCGACCGCCTCTACGTGAACATGATCAAGGCGGGCGAGGCGGGTGGTGCCCTGGAACTCATCCTCCAACGTCTGGCGGACTTCAAGGAGCGGGCCGAATCGCTCAAGCGGAAAGTCAAAGGTGCGATGATCTACCCGATTGTCGTCGTCTCGGTGGCCGTCGGTATTTTGACGTTCATCATGATCAAAATCGTGCCACAGTTTCAGAAGATTTTCGAGGACTTCGGCCTCACACTTCCGGCGATGACTTTGTACCTGATTGCCGTTGCGGAATGGTGCAAAAACTACTGGTTCCTAATTCCTGGCATACCAATTGCTATCTGGTTGTTTGTGAAACTCATCCGAAAATTCAAAGCGGGACGCATGGGTTGGGATCAATTTGCAATTAAAGTTCCCATTTTTGGACAACTGGTTGAGAAAAATATCATGGCTCGCACCTCGCGAACCCTCGGGACCCTGATCGCCTCGGGCGTTCCGATCCTTGAAGCCCTGAACATTACTCGCGAAACGGCTGGAAATGCCGTGTTCGAGAAGATGTACACCGGCGTGAGCGAGCGAATCAAAGAGGGCGACGCGATTGCCGAGCCGATGAAGGAATACTCGAAGCTCAGCTTCCACCCGGTGGCGGCGTTCTTCTGGTTCTTCTTCATCGCGGGACCGATCGGCCTGCTGATTTACATGATGAAATACCGCCAACGGATCGTCGACGACATCGTGGTCAACATGGTCGACGTCGGCGAAGAGACGGGCGAACTCGACACAATGCTTTACAAAGTCGCCGACACGTACGACGAAGAAGTGGCCGTCCTGACCGATGGCCTGACCAAGCTGATGGAACCGCTGCTGATTATCTTCCTCGGTGGTGCCGTCGGTTTTATCGTTATCGCTCTGTTTGTGCCACTTGTGGATTTGATCAACAACTTGTCGGGGTAA
- a CDS encoding type II secretion system protein, which translates to MKHSPRKTSSPRGFTLTELLIVIAIIAVLASLATTAAINAMNRAKTTRVALEIKELERALLTFKEDNGTLPPNSLTPIGAGPNDAPVNAVRNDVRRVVKKLFPRINANEAQIVEYLIGATNVPGTSPEGGISAGEALVFWLGGFSQDEQFPISGSSGPSFVVGDQEIIENRGFDDVIDVTRLGPRENGQFSGRFILYEDPRDSSIERRINLWMYYPATSVQPYLYFDVSKNKPSDRATSGSNISYAYPLQSPADPNATTPEFIAALKRPLETTTTSTPSLAQTKYANQGKFQILHAGLDDAWGEANKWAAVAQENSPLLFPEGPFTGDIADTLTNFTQGTLEAEQE; encoded by the coding sequence ATGAAACACTCCCCACGAAAAACCTCGTCCCCACGCGGCTTCACTCTTACGGAGTTGCTGATTGTGATCGCGATTATTGCGGTGCTGGCTAGTCTAGCGACGACGGCAGCGATTAATGCGATGAATCGAGCGAAGACGACACGGGTCGCACTGGAGATAAAAGAACTTGAGAGAGCACTTCTGACCTTCAAAGAGGATAATGGCACCTTGCCGCCAAACTCCCTCACGCCAATCGGAGCAGGGCCTAACGATGCCCCAGTTAACGCCGTAAGAAACGACGTCCGTCGCGTCGTCAAAAAGCTGTTCCCTCGGATTAACGCCAATGAAGCCCAGATCGTTGAGTATCTAATTGGTGCAACCAATGTTCCTGGCACGTCACCTGAGGGGGGGATTTCTGCCGGGGAAGCCTTAGTGTTCTGGCTTGGCGGCTTCAGTCAGGACGAACAGTTTCCTATTTCGGGCTCAAGTGGCCCATCGTTTGTTGTTGGCGACCAAGAGATTATTGAGAACCGCGGTTTCGACGATGTGATCGACGTCACCCGTCTTGGCCCTCGCGAGAATGGTCAGTTCTCGGGGCGTTTCATCCTGTATGAAGATCCTCGTGACAGCAGCATTGAGAGACGTATCAATCTTTGGATGTACTACCCGGCGACCTCCGTACAGCCCTACCTGTATTTCGATGTTTCTAAAAACAAGCCAAGTGATCGCGCAACTTCCGGTTCGAACATCAGCTACGCGTATCCCTTGCAAAGCCCAGCAGACCCTAATGCGACGACACCAGAGTTCATAGCCGCTCTTAAGCGACCCTTAGAAACGACAACGACGTCGACGCCCTCTTTGGCCCAAACAAAGTATGCCAATCAAGGGAAGTTCCAGATTCTTCATGCCGGACTCGATGACGCATGGGGCGAGGCCAACAAGTGGGCAGCAGTCGCTCAAGAGAATTCCCCGCTCCTCTTCCCCGAAGGCCCGTTCACTGGCGACATTGCCGACACGCTGACCAACTTCACCCAAGGCACGTTGGAGGCGGAACAAGAATGA
- a CDS encoding type IV pilus twitching motility protein PilT — protein sequence MGTILIDKLLSAQVKQGASDLHITVGQPPVLRLHGRMQKLKTKVLEPADTMGLMKSITPDRCQQEFQETGSTDFGFAFGDQARFRVSVFRQRGNVAMVLRQIPVDLMSMDDLNLPPIFKDLIMRPRGLILVTGPTGSGKSTSLAAMIDHVNTTADHHIITIEDPIEFYHNHKKSTVNQREVGVDVTSFAEAIRRALRQDPDIILVGELRDLETIEAAITAAETGHVVFGTLHTSSAAGTINRVIDVFPTNQQDQIRTQLATSIIGILAQQLLPKIGGGRVAAFETLVVTPGIGNLIRENKVFRITSAIQTGAKHGMQLLDDHLFRLWRDEIVTEEDVIAKANSPDDVAKRIASAKRGVFDEDVEDD from the coding sequence ATGGGAACGATCCTCATCGACAAGCTGCTCTCTGCTCAAGTTAAGCAGGGGGCGAGCGATTTGCACATCACCGTTGGGCAACCCCCGGTGTTGCGCTTGCATGGTCGGATGCAGAAGCTCAAGACGAAAGTGCTTGAGCCTGCCGACACGATGGGGCTCATGAAGAGCATCACGCCTGATCGTTGCCAGCAAGAATTCCAAGAAACCGGGAGCACCGACTTCGGTTTCGCCTTTGGCGATCAGGCCCGTTTCCGTGTCTCCGTCTTCCGACAGCGTGGCAACGTGGCGATGGTGCTACGGCAGATTCCCGTCGACCTGATGAGCATGGACGACCTGAATCTCCCGCCGATCTTCAAAGACCTGATCATGCGACCCCGCGGTTTAATCCTCGTGACGGGACCGACCGGTTCGGGGAAGAGTACGTCGCTTGCGGCGATGATCGACCACGTGAACACCACCGCGGACCATCACATCATCACGATCGAAGATCCGATCGAGTTCTATCACAACCACAAAAAATCAACGGTCAACCAACGTGAAGTCGGCGTCGACGTGACTTCGTTCGCCGAAGCGATTCGACGCGCTCTGCGGCAAGACCCCGATATCATCCTCGTGGGTGAGCTGCGTGACCTGGAAACCATCGAAGCAGCGATCACCGCGGCAGAAACCGGCCACGTGGTGTTCGGCACGCTCCACACGTCCAGTGCTGCTGGCACGATCAACCGCGTGATCGACGTGTTCCCGACGAACCAGCAAGATCAGATTCGCACACAGCTTGCTACCTCGATCATTGGCATTCTCGCCCAGCAACTGCTGCCAAAAATCGGCGGTGGCCGGGTCGCCGCGTTCGAGACGCTGGTCGTCACGCCAGGTATCGGTAACCTGATTCGCGAGAACAAAGTGTTCCGCATTACCTCGGCCATCCAGACCGGAGCAAAGCACGGCATGCAACTGCTCGACGATCACCTGTTCCGCCTCTGGCGCGATGAAATCGTCACTGAGGAAGATGTGATCGCCAAGGCAAACAGCCCGGATGATGTCGCCAAGCGAATCGCCTCAGCGAAGCGCGGCGTGTTTGATGAGGATGTTGAGGATGATTGA
- a CDS encoding PEP-CTERM sorting domain-containing protein, producing the protein MQLLRIFGRAVCLSAFCLLFTFGTNPARADVTGEGDVSPQFPDLPLEGGTVTDTVVVGGTGMQIEGTDFGVLTIDGPAFTAPLNSDGGIIGGTFDGFGRAVVAGTNSQWNYGDRIEVGQEGQGFLEVLSGAIVRSGDGTSVFTGGSQADPDFTVGTFEGSQGFVTVSGIGSLIRSNFLGVGHGGSGRLEVSGSARVQTDDEAIIGNEVVSGGTGSPTLPGNGSVFVHGRGTRWNIGPGISSGSVGDLTVGNEGRGLLDVRDEAFVRVVDDAFFGVDSGSFGEMTISDQGTLVWILDDAQIGDASDATARSDINVENNGTFRVDGDFDVGGGGRINLAGGTILTPTVTNTGVIRGDGRIEGDILNAGGDIRTAAAVANIRERMLVTGTVTNSGIIESIGGEMEFESAVTNNADGQIFGKDAILRFRGGLTDNGDMVLSNTVVEAPILNVGSLTVGPESSFVLGDLAMNSASVLNMGIDDDDDHSRLEVTGDVTLAGRLTLDFDSAYNPAAGDTFEIIAASTVTGTFDIEPLSNDPDFSFEVVYEPDAVFINILAGNTSLPGDFDSDGDVDGDDLPFWETGYGTEPGATPGDGDADADGDVDGLDFLAWQRAASGGTAATVAVNAVPEPSSVLLSFGLLAGLGLRRQR; encoded by the coding sequence ATGCAACTTCTAAGAATATTCGGTCGAGCAGTTTGCCTGAGCGCGTTTTGCTTGCTCTTCACATTCGGTACGAATCCGGCGCGTGCTGACGTTACCGGCGAAGGGGACGTTTCACCGCAGTTCCCTGATTTACCGCTTGAAGGTGGAACCGTTACCGACACGGTTGTCGTGGGTGGAACTGGCATGCAGATCGAAGGGACGGACTTTGGTGTCCTCACGATTGACGGCCCTGCCTTCACCGCTCCGCTCAACTCCGATGGGGGCATCATCGGCGGTACCTTCGACGGCTTTGGGCGTGCTGTTGTTGCTGGAACCAATTCCCAATGGAACTATGGCGACCGTATTGAAGTCGGACAAGAAGGCCAAGGTTTTTTAGAAGTCCTGTCAGGAGCCATCGTTCGTAGTGGTGATGGAACTTCTGTCTTCACTGGGGGATCACAGGCTGATCCTGACTTTACTGTGGGAACTTTTGAAGGAAGCCAGGGCTTTGTCACAGTGTCTGGAATTGGCTCGCTCATCCGAAGCAATTTTCTAGGTGTTGGTCATGGCGGTAGCGGTCGACTTGAGGTTTCTGGGTCTGCCCGCGTACAAACCGATGACGAAGCAATTATCGGTAACGAAGTCGTCTCCGGCGGCACTGGTTCTCCAACTCTGCCTGGCAACGGTAGTGTTTTCGTGCATGGTCGCGGCACACGTTGGAATATCGGGCCGGGTATCTCTTCTGGCAGTGTGGGCGATCTCACGGTTGGTAATGAAGGGCGGGGCTTGCTTGACGTTCGTGATGAGGCCTTTGTACGTGTCGTTGACGATGCCTTCTTTGGTGTTGATTCCGGTTCCTTCGGTGAGATGACGATTAGCGACCAAGGGACGCTCGTCTGGATTCTCGACGATGCTCAGATTGGTGATGCGAGCGATGCGACGGCTCGCAGTGACATTAATGTCGAAAATAACGGCACGTTCCGTGTCGATGGTGATTTTGACGTGGGTGGCGGGGGCCGGATCAATCTGGCCGGCGGTACCATTCTGACTCCCACCGTCACCAACACCGGCGTCATCCGCGGGGATGGACGCATTGAAGGCGACATTCTCAACGCGGGCGGCGATATTCGCACTGCAGCGGCAGTGGCAAATATTCGTGAGCGCATGCTCGTCACCGGTACTGTGACCAACAGCGGTATTATTGAATCGATCGGCGGTGAGATGGAGTTTGAATCGGCGGTCACTAATAATGCTGATGGACAGATTTTTGGCAAAGACGCGATTCTGCGATTCCGCGGTGGGCTAACCGACAACGGCGACATGGTGCTTTCGAATACGGTGGTGGAAGCTCCGATCTTGAATGTCGGATCGTTGACCGTCGGTCCAGAGTCTTCTTTCGTCCTTGGCGATCTGGCGATGAACTCCGCCAGCGTGCTCAACATGGGCATCGACGACGATGACGACCACAGCCGTCTCGAGGTCACCGGCGATGTTACGCTGGCCGGACGGCTCACCTTGGATTTTGACTCTGCCTATAATCCTGCGGCGGGAGACACTTTCGAGATCATCGCTGCCAGCACCGTCACCGGCACCTTTGACATCGAACCGCTTTCCAACGACCCGGACTTCAGCTTCGAAGTGGTCTATGAGCCGGATGCCGTGTTCATCAACATCCTGGCCGGTAACACGAGCCTGCCGGGCGACTTCGATAGCGATGGGGATGTCGACGGAGATGATCTGCCATTCTGGGAAACAGGCTATGGCACCGAGCCCGGAGCTACTCCAGGTGATGGTGATGCGGACGCCGATGGCGATGTCGATGGCCTCGATTTTCTTGCCTGGCAACGGGCCGCAAGCGGTGGGACCGCTGCGACGGTCGCCGTGAACGCCGTGCCTGAGCCTTCCAGCGTTCTGCTGAGCTTTGGCCTGCTCGCCGGTTTGGGTTTGCGTCGGCAGCGTTAA
- a CDS encoding ATPase, T2SS/T4P/T4SS family — protein MALRRIGQIFVDLGYISDEQLELIVDEQKQRPGQMLGQVGMDLGLINDDQLATALAEQMSLKVVSAHEVTIEPEVLELVTEPMAQMYRIIPTEFDGSTLTVAMCDPQNLDVQDELRTFLGYNIRVAVTTEPSMLSALERYYGENNESVESIVSDMETDEELAKAVAEAEGNANDLTSVEALADSAPVRKLLNMVLLLAIKDHASDLHFEPFEDEFRIRIKADGVLYEMVPPPRHLAFAITTRIKVMANLDIAERRLPQDGRIELTVGGHPVDLRVSVLPTMFGESVVMRVLDRSVVSLDLGNVGMNEQTIGDFRAAIEKPNGIVLVTGPTGSGKTTTLYSALSELNKVEDKLITTEDPVEYDIDGIVQVPIDSSIGNTFAQCLRAILRQDPDKILVGEIRDLETAEIAVQASLTGHMVFSTLHTNDASATITRLKDMGVPTFLITATVEVILAQRLVRRVCAQCKEEYNPSQEVLADLELTEEDMKGKQFYRGSGCEVCNNTGYKGRVGLFELMVMNNDLRDMIMRNASTDDLRDKAREHGMVTLRDAGMKSAFEGTTTPEEVIRETIMEA, from the coding sequence ATGGCTTTACGTCGCATCGGACAGATTTTTGTTGACCTTGGCTACATCAGCGATGAGCAGCTGGAGCTGATCGTTGACGAGCAAAAGCAGCGCCCCGGGCAGATGCTCGGTCAGGTTGGCATGGACCTGGGTCTTATCAACGACGACCAGCTCGCCACCGCCTTGGCGGAGCAGATGTCGTTGAAGGTGGTCTCTGCTCACGAAGTGACCATCGAGCCAGAAGTGCTGGAGCTCGTCACCGAGCCGATGGCACAGATGTACCGCATCATCCCCACGGAGTTCGACGGCAGTACGCTGACCGTGGCGATGTGCGACCCGCAGAACCTCGACGTGCAGGACGAGCTACGCACCTTCCTCGGCTACAACATCCGTGTCGCCGTGACGACCGAGCCTTCGATGCTCTCGGCCCTGGAGCGTTACTACGGCGAGAATAACGAGAGCGTTGAGTCGATTGTTTCCGACATGGAAACCGATGAAGAGCTCGCCAAAGCTGTTGCCGAAGCCGAAGGCAACGCCAACGACCTGACCAGCGTCGAAGCCCTCGCCGACAGTGCCCCGGTGCGCAAGCTGCTTAACATGGTGCTGCTCCTGGCGATTAAGGATCACGCGAGCGACTTGCACTTCGAACCGTTCGAAGATGAGTTCCGCATCCGCATCAAAGCCGACGGCGTGCTTTATGAGATGGTCCCTCCGCCGCGTCACTTGGCGTTTGCGATTACTACCCGCATCAAGGTGATGGCCAATCTCGACATTGCCGAACGGCGCTTGCCGCAGGACGGTCGGATCGAACTAACCGTGGGTGGTCATCCGGTGGATCTCCGCGTCAGTGTTCTCCCAACGATGTTCGGCGAGAGTGTCGTCATGCGGGTGCTTGATCGCTCGGTCGTGTCGCTCGATCTGGGGAATGTCGGCATGAACGAGCAGACCATCGGGGATTTTCGTGCCGCGATTGAAAAGCCTAACGGGATCGTCTTAGTGACCGGTCCAACCGGCTCGGGGAAGACCACCACGCTCTACTCCGCACTGAGCGAATTGAATAAAGTTGAAGATAAGCTCATCACCACCGAAGACCCCGTCGAGTACGACATCGATGGCATTGTCCAGGTGCCGATCGACTCGTCCATTGGCAACACTTTTGCTCAGTGCTTGAGGGCGATCCTGCGGCAGGATCCTGACAAGATCTTGGTCGGCGAGATCCGTGATTTGGAAACCGCCGAGATTGCCGTCCAAGCGTCGCTCACCGGGCACATGGTGTTTAGCACCCTGCATACGAATGATGCGTCAGCAACAATTACCCGTTTGAAGGACATGGGCGTCCCGACGTTTTTGATCACTGCCACGGTCGAGGTCATTCTCGCCCAACGCTTGGTCCGCCGCGTGTGTGCCCAGTGCAAAGAAGAATACAACCCGTCTCAGGAAGTCCTAGCTGACCTGGAACTGACTGAGGAAGACATGAAAGGCAAGCAGTTCTACCGCGGCTCAGGCTGCGAGGTCTGCAACAACACCGGATACAAGGGCCGCGTTGGTCTGTTCGAGTTGATGGTTATGAACAACGACCTCCGCGACATGATCATGCGAAACGCCTCAACCGACGACCTCCGAGACAAGGCCCGAGAGCACGGCATGGTCACCCTCCGAGACGCTGGCATGAAGAGTGCCTTTGAAGGAACCACGACACCTGAGGAAGTGATTCGAGAAACGATTATGGAAGCGTAA
- a CDS encoding type II secretion system protein — protein MRNQNVHSETHSRKADRPRGMTLIELLVVITILTTLVAGVIPLLSPNNDPRKIREASREVQNYITLAQAEAARTGRPHGIFLQKLSATTGIPGDPTNPDRGVCLEIFQIEEPPAFAGFSENSAVRIYPDVSLGTPILRAQFGIGLNSTFTSGSPNGPSLLELPQRMFRPGDILEVDGNRYRLSRELDAPTDRSDLDGPFFIATNGPTNNSPDGDGFRVEWLNNNGQVVNDTIGNRYAIRRLPMRSAEPPLQLPKGVCIDLQCSGLPVDQMPSCCHNPLIAIDENDPMLTNNDDGVAVLFAPDGTVDRYFWNDDNAVAVPDATVDPERVTSQIYMLVGRRENVPVEMTTVNDWDFPNRADAHDELREKVNWLNGDSRWVVIGASSGRVLATNNAFVDLENPIYSPPTNNLAGLMQSVPAQMFAARQYAREMRREGGR, from the coding sequence ATGCGTAATCAAAATGTCCATTCCGAAACGCACAGCCGTAAGGCTGACCGTCCGCGCGGCATGACGCTCATCGAGTTGCTGGTGGTCATCACCATCCTGACAACATTGGTCGCCGGTGTCATTCCGCTGCTTTCGCCCAATAACGATCCTCGCAAGATTCGCGAAGCCTCCCGCGAAGTGCAAAACTACATCACTCTCGCCCAAGCTGAAGCGGCTCGTACAGGACGTCCGCATGGGATCTTCTTGCAAAAGCTGTCAGCGACAACCGGTATCCCCGGTGATCCGACCAATCCCGACCGTGGGGTTTGCTTGGAAATCTTTCAAATCGAAGAGCCTCCAGCGTTCGCTGGGTTCAGTGAGAATTCAGCAGTTCGCATCTATCCCGATGTCTCACTAGGCACACCGATTCTACGTGCTCAGTTTGGTATTGGGTTGAATAGCACTTTCACCAGCGGATCTCCCAACGGTCCCTCGCTTCTCGAACTCCCTCAAAGAATGTTCCGCCCGGGCGACATTCTTGAAGTGGACGGTAATCGGTATCGGCTGAGCCGCGAGTTGGACGCCCCGACTGATCGCAGCGACCTTGATGGGCCTTTTTTTATAGCCACAAATGGGCCAACCAATAACTCTCCTGATGGAGATGGTTTCCGGGTCGAGTGGCTCAACAATAACGGCCAAGTGGTCAACGACACCATCGGTAATCGCTACGCGATTCGTCGCCTGCCCATGCGTTCCGCGGAGCCCCCCTTGCAGTTGCCCAAGGGTGTTTGCATCGACTTGCAATGTTCAGGCCTTCCTGTGGATCAAATGCCTTCTTGTTGCCATAACCCATTGATCGCCATTGATGAAAACGATCCCATGCTAACTAACAACGACGACGGCGTTGCTGTGCTGTTCGCTCCCGATGGCACGGTCGATCGATATTTCTGGAATGACGACAACGCCGTCGCAGTACCCGATGCAACCGTTGATCCTGAACGCGTTACGTCACAGATCTACATGCTCGTCGGTCGCAGAGAAAACGTACCGGTTGAAATGACGACCGTCAACGATTGGGATTTCCCAAATCGCGCGGACGCTCACGACGAGTTGCGCGAGAAAGTCAATTGGCTCAATGGTGATAGCCGCTGGGTGGTGATCGGTGCCAGCTCAGGCCGCGTGTTGGCGACCAACAATGCGTTTGTCGACCTAGAGAACCCGATCTACAGCCCCCCGACGAACAACTTGGCCGGCTTGATGCAAAGCGTCCCCGCCCAGATGTTCGCCGCCCGCCAATACGCCCGCGAAATGCGGCGGGAAGGAGGGCGATAG